The genome window TTGGCACGAGATTGCGACGAACAAAGTGAGTCAAAGCAATCGCAGTGACTCCCGAATGGACCCGAAGCTCCGCTACCTAAGGACGAGGAGCGAGGGTTTTTACAGGTAGACGGAGTTAAGCGCAGTAGCTTTTCCAGGTTTTTACGTTAGCTTCGAAATGAAAGATTCGTTTTTATTTGAGAAACTGTCAATGATATTAAAAAAGTAATGCTATAAGAATGTTGGATTAAGGATAAGTTACCTTGGGATTTGACTAGAACTCTCATTCATAAGCTTTTGTAAAAATGGTCCTAAAGTGTTTAAGTGATTGTCAAATGAAAAAATCATATTTCGAATTTCTGGAATATCAATATTCATGACCTGCCCCCATTTTCAGTACCAATAAATAAGTTAGTTTTCAATAAAATCTTATCCAAACTTCAACTTATATTCCAATGGGGTCAAGTAGTTTAATGAAGAATGAAGTCTTTCCTCATTATAATCCTTTTGATATATTTCTAAGGCTTTAGATAATTCATTTTGGTTTTTAAATAAGTTAAGATTCAAACACTCATCTCTCAGCTTACCATTGAAGCTTTCTATAAATGCATTCTGAGTAAGCTTTCCTTTATCAATAAAATGGATATCTATACCTTTATTTTCAGCCCATTCTCTAAATGCCGTAGAGGTAAATTCCGTTCCATTATCTAAGACAAAAGATCTTGGAAGATTTTCTAGAGAATCTAAAAATTGAATTAACTTAAGTGAGGAAAAAGAATATTCTACATGAAGAATTGAATATTCCCTGCTGAAGTGATCAATCCCTGTTAGTATTCTTTGTTTTCTCTGATCCAATGTTCTCTCAAAAACGAAATCCATAGACCAAACTTGATTTGATTTTGTTGGGAGTTCTAAAGGCTTAGATGGTATTGTTTTCTTTCGTTTATTTGATTTTGTCCTTATTTTTAGCCCTTCTAATCGATATAAACGGTAA of Leptospira sp. GIMC2001 contains these proteins:
- a CDS encoding IS3 family transposase, with product MNREHKEKAVSLLIQEGLSQNSSLKLLEYPKSTFYYKSKPPDTDTIDEIRRLAFRRKRDGYRRIYKKIRRSGKIVNHKKIYRLYRLEGLKIRTKSNKRKKTIPSKPLELPTKSNQVWSMDFVFERTLDQRKQRILTGIDHFSREYSILHVEYSFSSLKLIQFLDSLENLPRSFVLDNGTEFTSTAFREWAENKGIDIHFIDKGKLTQNAFIESFNGKLRDECLNLNLFKNQNELSKALEIYQKDYNEERLHSSLNYLTPLEYKLKFG